Within the Streptomyces sp. NBC_00554 genome, the region CGGGTGGCGAGGTCGCCCTGGACCCGTCGACGATCATGACGATGTGGGAGCTGTACCGGAAGACCAGCTGGTAGCGCGGGCCTCTGGACCCGATTGTCAGTGGGCGGCGGTAGGTTCTGTGGTCTGGAAGTGACCGCACATCGGAGGAAGTTGACGTGACCGATATCGCCATGCTGCCCGAGTCCTGGCGCGACGTCCTGGGCGAGGAGCTGCAGGAGCCCTACTTCAAGGAACTCACCGAGTTCGTCGAGGAGGAGCGCGCGAAGGGCCCGGTCTACCCTCCGCGGGACGAGGTCTTCGCCGCGCTCGACGCGACGCCGTACGAGCGGGTGAAGGTACTGATCCTCGGTCAGGACCCCTACCACGGCGAGGGCCAGGGGCACGGTCTGTGCTTCTCCGTCCGCCCGGGCGTGAAGACCCCGCCCTCACTCCGCAACATCTACAAGGAGATGAAGGAGGAGCTGGGCACCCCGATCCCGGACAACGGCTATCTGATGCCGTGGGCCGAGCAGGGCGTGCTGCTGCTCAACGCGGTGCTGACGGTGCGCGCCGGTGAGGCCAACTCGCACAAGGGCAAGGGCTGGGAGAAGTTCACGGACGCGGTCATCCGGGCCGTCGCCGACCGGCCCGACCCGGCCGTCTTCGTCCTGTGGGGCAACTACGCCCAGAAGAAGCTGCCGCTGATCGACGAGGAGCGGCACGTGGTGGTGAAGGGGGCGCACCCCTCGCCGCTGTCCGCCAAGAAGTTCTTCGGTTCGCGACCGTTCACCCAGATCGACGAGGCTGTCGCACGGCAGGGCCACGAGGCGATCGACTGGCGGATTCCGGACCTGGGCTGAGATTCGGTCCCTCTGGCCGGGCGGGGCTCGTGAGAGCGAGCCCGGCCGGGCCGTCACCGGCCTGGCCCAGCCGTGCACGGAGGCGCCTGAGCGTGATTGTCAGTGGCTGCCGTTAGCGTCGTTGGCGTCGTGATGATCAGTGACGAGCCTGTGGAGGACGCGGTGGCGGAGCAACAGGAGCAGGCAGCGCCGGACGCCATGATGACCCGGATCGGGCAGGTCATCATGCTGCACCACGGCGGTGACCGCGAGGAGGCCCGGAGCCGCTTCCTGGACCTGTGGGCTGAGATCGGCGAGGACGGCGACGCCCTGCACCGCTGCACGCTGGCGCACTACATGGCGGACACCCAGGACGACCCCTCGGACGAACTGGCCTGGGACCTACGGGCGTTGTCGGCGGCGGAGGAGCTCACCGACGGGAGGATCGCCGAGCACCACGAGTCGCTCGCGGTGCGCGTCTTCTACCCCTCGCTGCATCTGAATCTCGCCGCCGACTATGTGAAGCTCGACCGCACCGAGGCCGCCCGCACGCATCTGCGCAGGGCCCGTGGTGCGGTCGGCGCTCTTGGGGACGACAGCTACGGCGACGGTGTCCGGGCGGCGATCGGCCGTCTGGAGCTGCGGCTCGACGGGGAGGGGACACCGGGATCGGGCGAGGGGCCCGGGTCACTGGGCGGTCCTGGTTCCTCCGGCGGGCCCGGAGGGGAGACGCTGGGGCCGCCGAGACGGCGGTCCTGATCGGGCAGTGCCCCAAAGGGGCGCGGGGAACTGCGCGACCAGCCACGACGGACCCGCAGGCGACGCACCGGAATTCCGGCGGAGCGCTCAGCGGTGGGCGCCGCGTCCGTCAACGGCCGTACGCCCCCTCGCAGATGACCGCTTGGGGGCTGTCCGCCGACCAGCCTCCGTACTTCCGGCCGAGGGCGCACACGTCCGCGCTCGCCGGGACATCCGGGACAACGGGTGGGACGGCGATGCGTGGCTCGGGGCGCGACGCCTTGGGATGCGGGGCGGTGCGGGGGCGATGGGGAGCGGCCGGTGGGGCCGCGGCGGGTGGCGGAGGAGTCGCCCGGCGCGGTGCGGGCGCGCTGGGCGAGGGCCTACGGGACGGGCCGATGAGTTCCAGCGCCTCCCGCGCCGGTGCCTGCACGATCTGCGGCTCGGCCTCGCCGTCCGGACGCGGCACGGAGGGCCCCGACGGTACGGGCGGCAGGCCGGAGGAGGGCGGTCGCTGGACGGTCACACAGCCGGAGAGGGCCGTGACAGCCACGGTGACCAGGAGCGTCGCGGTCGTCGTTGATCGATGCACCCGCGCAACTCTGCTGTGTCCGGCTCTCTTTGGGGGAGCGGACAAGCGGAGGATGCCCCGCACGGGTGATCCTTCCGCCCCTCCGGAGGGTGCCGGCGTCGGTGAGGTGACCCGGACGCCCCGAGGTGCCCGGCGCCACCGCCGTATGCTTCCCGACGAGGTCAAAAACCCGGAACGTACCGCACAACCCGCAACACCCCCCTTGAGGAGACCCCCGTGAAGGTCGGCTGCATCGGACTCGGAGACATCGCGCAGAAGGCGTATCTGCCGGTGCTGAGTGTGCAGCCGGGGGTCGAGCTGCATGTGCAGACGCGCACGCCCGCGACGCTCGCCCGGGTCGCCGACAGCCTCCACCTGCCGCAGGGGCAGCGCCACGGCGACCTGTCGGAGCTGCTGGCCCAGGGACTCGACGCGGCGTTCGTGCACGCGGCCACCGTGGCGCACCCCGAGATCGTCACGCGCCTGCTCGAGGCGGGCGTACCGACGTACGTCGACAAGCCGCTCGCGTACGAACTCGCCGATTCGGAGCGGCTGGTGCGGCTCGCGGAGGAGCGCAACGTCAGTCTGGCGGTGGGCTTCAACCGGCGTTACGCGCCCGGGTACGCGCAGTGCGCCGACCACCCGAGGGAGCTGATCCTGATGCAGAAGAACCGCATCGGGCTGCCCGAGCAGACACGCGCGATGGTCCTCGACGACTTCATCCATGTCGTCGACACGCTGCGGTTCCTGGCGCCGGGGCCGATCGACGACGTGAGCGTGCGGGCGCGTGTCGAGGACGGGCTGCTGCACCATGTCGTACTGCAGCTCGCCGGGGACGGCTTCACCGCGCTCGGTGTGATGAACCGGCTGAGCGGTTCGGCGGAGGAGATCCTCGAGGTCTCGGGTCAGGACACCAAGCGGCAGGTGCTCAACCTCGCCGAGGTGATCGACCACAAGGGACAGCCCACCGTGCGGCGCCGCGGCGACTGGGTGCCGGTGGCCAGGCAGCGCGGTATCGAGCAGGTGACGCTCGCCTTCCTCGACGCCGTGCGCGCGGGCAAGGTGCTCAGTGCCCGGGATGCGCTGGCGACTCATGAACTGTGCGAGCGGGTGGTACGGGCGGTGGAGGAGCAGGCCGCCGCAGCCTGAGCGCGCGTGCGCCCTCCGTCGCGCACAGGGCTGCCAGCACCAGCAGGGCCGCGTGCACCGGCCATTCTCCGAACCGGACGTACGGCGTGACACCCCGTGCCAGCGGCACCTCGTACACCATCGTCTTGCTGGCGTCCGTGCCGAGCCAGGAGCCGACGCGCTCGCCGCTCGGGCCGTAGACGGCGGAGACGCCGGTCAGCGTTGCGTGCACCATCGAGCGGCCGGTCTCGGCGGCCCGCAGTGCGGCGAGTGAGGCGTGCTGTTCGGGCGCCCAGCTCTTCTGGAAGCTCGATGTCGAGGACTGCGCGAGGAGTACCTCGGCGCCGTCCTGGGCGAGATGGCGGCTCATGTCGGGGAACGCCGACTCGAAGCAGACCATCGGGCCCACGCGCAGCCCGTTCCCGACGTTCATCACCACCTGCTCGGTGCCCTGCCTGCGGTCCTCGCCGGCTGCCTTGCCCACCGAGGTCGCCCAGCCGAGGACACTGCGCGCGGGAACGTACTCCCCGAAGGGGACCAGCCGCATCTTGTCGTAACGGTCGCCGGTCGGGCCCCCGGGTCCCACCAGGACCGAGCTCTTGTAGATGCCGGGCCGGTCGGAGCGGCGCGCGTCGACGTTCACCAGGAGGTCGGCGCCCGTGAGCCGTGACAGTGCGGCGATCCGGTTCGCCAGGTCGGGCCGGTCGGCGAGGTCGAAGCCGACGCTGCTCTCGCCCCAGACGATCAGGTCGACGTCCTGCCCGGCGAGTGTGCGGGTGAGCGCCTCCTCGCGTGCGAAACGCTGGTCGGCGCCGTCGATGACGCCGGGCTGTACGACGGCGATGCGGACCCGGCCGTCCACGTCGGGGCGCGGCGACCACACCCAGGCCGCCGAGGTGGCGGCGGCCGTGGCGACCAGGCCGGCCACGGCGGGTATTCGGGCCTGGCGTACGGAAGCGAGTACGGCGACGGCGACGTTGACCGTCACCACCAGGAAGCTGAGCAGCCACACCCCGCCGACCGAGGCGAGCCGCAGCGCGGGATCGACCTGCCACTGGCTCGACCCGAGCAGGCCCCACGGGCCGCCCAACCCCTGCCAGGACCGGACGAGTTCGACCATCAGCCAGCCGGACGGCAGCACCACGAGGGCGGCCGCGATCTGCCCCGGCGAGGGCACACCGCCGAGGAACCGGCGCACGAGCCAGCCCCAAGGGGCCCACAGCGCGCCGAGCAACGCGGCTATGACCAGCGTGAACACATGCAGGCTCGGCAGCAGCCAGTGGTGCACCGCCAACATGAAGCCGAGCCCGCCGAGCCAGCCGTCGTACGCGGCCCGCTTTGCCGTCGGGGCCGAGCGGACCAGCAGGATCCAGGGCACGAGGGCGACGTACGCGAACCACCACAAGGAGGGGGCGGGGAAGGCGAACACGGGCAGCGCGCCTGCCAGGGCGACGACGACGCCGCGGCGCCAGGGGGAGACGAGCCAGCGCTCACGCCTGTTCATCCTGAGCCTCCCTCCCCGGTGCGTGCCTCCAGTGTGCGCGTCGGGGACGATCTCCGACAGGGGGTATCGGCTCGGGTGGCGACTGTTCTCGGTCAGGGCGCTCGGGTGGCGGCTGATCACATCCTTCTGCGCCGCCGAGGGCTCAGGACCCTCAGGTGGCCGCGGGCTCCTGACGTTTCTGGGAGGTGCGGCGCCACTTCTCCTGGACGATCACCTCGCGCAGCCGCCAGCCGTCGTGCGTACGCACCAGCCCGAAGGCGTAACGGCCGCCGCACACGAAGTCGGGCGCGGTGGAACCGTCGTCATGTCCCGCGAACCTCATCGGATTGATGTAGTCCGCCTGGATTCGGGCGGTGTCGCCGGTGTCCTGCTCCAGCAGCCCGAACCGGACACGCCGGTTGACGATCAGATGCTGACGCATCGGGAACAGTTCCATGCTCTGGGAAAGCCAACCTGCGACCTGCACGGCGTCTCCCTCGATTCCGCCGGCCGAGCGGTAGTCCGCACGTCCGTCCGGCGCGAACAGCCCCCGGTACGCCTCCCAGTCTCCGTCGTCCACGGCCACCGCGTACTCGGTGACGAGTCCGTCCACGGCGAACCGGTCCATCACGGTCGCGAGCTCCACACGCTGCGTCATTTGATCAGTGTTGGCCACGGGGCCTGCCACGCCAAGGGGCTAAGCGGTGATATTCAGGAGCCGTCCACCTCTGTGTGCGTGAGACCGGTGGCTTCGCCGAGCGGCAGGACTCCGCTCTCCGACCGCTGTTGAGCGGCGTAGCGCGAACGCTCCGGCCGGTACTCGACAAGTACGGGGTGTGGCCGTGGTCGAGCGGCTGCGGAAGGGGACCCGATGGAGTCGGACGACGAGGATCTGCTGACGCGCTCGGCGCGTGACCCGGCGGCCTTCGAGCCACTGGTCGAGCGCCACGCCGGTGTACTGCACGGCTATCTGGCCCGCCGGGCGCCCGCCGCCGCGGACGATCTGCTGGCGGAGGTCTGGTTGCAGGCCTACGCGAGCCGCTCCACCTTCGACGCCGACCGTGGCACGGCTCGTACCTGGCTGTTCGGGGTGGCGAGGAACGTACTGGCCGCGCACTGGCGGCAGAACGGGCGGGAACAGCCGGGAACGCCCGGTGATCGTGCCGACAGCGACCCGTGGCAGGGGGTCGACGAACGGCTGGACGCCGCGGCGGTCGCGCCGTTCCTGCGGCACACGATCGCCGGACTTCCGCACGTGGAGCGCGAGTTGCTGCTCCTCGTCGCCTGGGAGCGGCTCACCCCGACCGAGGCCGCGGCCGCGGTCGGAATCCCCCCGGGCACCGCAAGATCCCGCCTGCACCGTGCCCGTGCACGGCTGCGTGCGGCACTCGCACCGACCAGTGCCGGCACCCTCAACCGGACAGGAGACCTCGCATGACCACGACCGAGCCCGATGTCCTCGACTTTCCCGGCGCAGAGACCCTTGAGGCCGCCGGGCGGGTGGATCCGCCGAGCACGTCGACCGTCGCAGCCGCGCAGGCCGCGGTACGGGAGGCCGTGGCCCGTGACATGGCGGCAGTCCCCCGGCGGCGGCGTGGCGGCGTCCGGCGCCGGTCCGCAGTGGCCGCCTTGGCCGTGGCGGCGGTCACCGCCGCCGTCCTGGTGTACCCGACGGTCTCCGTCGACGGCGGCCCGCCGGCCGCGAGCGCGAACGCGGCGGCCTTCTTGCAGCACGTGGCGGACGCGGCGGCGGACGAGAGCAAGCCCGCCACCGACGTCCCGTACTGGAAGGTGCGCGTCCGCTACACCCACCCGGGCGGGAAGGCCGACATCCAGTCGACCTGGTTCAGCCGGACCGCCGTCATCCTCGAACAGGGCCCCGGCGGGCGGGACTCGGGGGCCTGCCGCGACGGCTTCTGCTACTTCCCCGAGCCCCGGGGCATGGTCTGGACGATCGGGAAGACCAAGCTGACCTGGGACGAACTCGGCAAGCTGCCCACCGACCCGGCGGCCCTGAAAACCCGCCTTCTCGGCGACTCAGCAGGCAGCACGGCCACGACCGGGAATCTCCACAACAGCATCGTGCAACTGCTCGCCACCGCACCGTCGAGCCCCCAGTTGCGCGCGGCCCTGTTCGAGATCCTGGCCGGGATGGACGGCGTACGGCTCGTCGGCCCGGCCAAGGACAGCGCGGGACGGCAGGGCACGGCCGTGGAATGGCAAGGCCCGGAGCTGCACCACCGCCTCATCGTCGACCCTGACACCAGTGACGTCCTGGA harbors:
- the lnt gene encoding apolipoprotein N-acyltransferase, encoding MNRRERWLVSPWRRGVVVALAGALPVFAFPAPSLWWFAYVALVPWILLVRSAPTAKRAAYDGWLGGLGFMLAVHHWLLPSLHVFTLVIAALLGALWAPWGWLVRRFLGGVPSPGQIAAALVVLPSGWLMVELVRSWQGLGGPWGLLGSSQWQVDPALRLASVGGVWLLSFLVVTVNVAVAVLASVRQARIPAVAGLVATAAATSAAWVWSPRPDVDGRVRIAVVQPGVIDGADQRFAREEALTRTLAGQDVDLIVWGESSVGFDLADRPDLANRIAALSRLTGADLLVNVDARRSDRPGIYKSSVLVGPGGPTGDRYDKMRLVPFGEYVPARSVLGWATSVGKAAGEDRRQGTEQVVMNVGNGLRVGPMVCFESAFPDMSRHLAQDGAEVLLAQSSTSSFQKSWAPEQHASLAALRAAETGRSMVHATLTGVSAVYGPSGERVGSWLGTDASKTMVYEVPLARGVTPYVRFGEWPVHAALLVLAALCATEGARALRLRRPAPPPPVPPARTVHESPAHPGH
- a CDS encoding CU044_5270 family protein, giving the protein MTTTEPDVLDFPGAETLEAAGRVDPPSTSTVAAAQAAVREAVARDMAAVPRRRRGGVRRRSAVAALAVAAVTAAVLVYPTVSVDGGPPAASANAAAFLQHVADAAADESKPATDVPYWKVRVRYTHPGGKADIQSTWFSRTAVILEQGPGGRDSGACRDGFCYFPEPRGMVWTIGKTKLTWDELGKLPTDPAALKTRLLGDSAGSTATTGNLHNSIVQLLATAPSSPQLRAALFEILAGMDGVRLVGPAKDSAGRQGTAVEWQGPELHHRLIVDPDTSDVLEHQEKGAVTGGAWLGTTYLSVGPAWKLG
- the ung gene encoding uracil-DNA glycosylase; this encodes MTDIAMLPESWRDVLGEELQEPYFKELTEFVEEERAKGPVYPPRDEVFAALDATPYERVKVLILGQDPYHGEGQGHGLCFSVRPGVKTPPSLRNIYKEMKEELGTPIPDNGYLMPWAEQGVLLLNAVLTVRAGEANSHKGKGWEKFTDAVIRAVADRPDPAVFVLWGNYAQKKLPLIDEERHVVVKGAHPSPLSAKKFFGSRPFTQIDEAVARQGHEAIDWRIPDLG
- a CDS encoding Gfo/Idh/MocA family protein, whose product is MKVGCIGLGDIAQKAYLPVLSVQPGVELHVQTRTPATLARVADSLHLPQGQRHGDLSELLAQGLDAAFVHAATVAHPEIVTRLLEAGVPTYVDKPLAYELADSERLVRLAEERNVSLAVGFNRRYAPGYAQCADHPRELILMQKNRIGLPEQTRAMVLDDFIHVVDTLRFLAPGPIDDVSVRARVEDGLLHHVVLQLAGDGFTALGVMNRLSGSAEEILEVSGQDTKRQVLNLAEVIDHKGQPTVRRRGDWVPVARQRGIEQVTLAFLDAVRAGKVLSARDALATHELCERVVRAVEEQAAAA
- a CDS encoding RNA polymerase sigma factor, giving the protein MESDDEDLLTRSARDPAAFEPLVERHAGVLHGYLARRAPAAADDLLAEVWLQAYASRSTFDADRGTARTWLFGVARNVLAAHWRQNGREQPGTPGDRADSDPWQGVDERLDAAAVAPFLRHTIAGLPHVERELLLLVAWERLTPTEAAAAVGIPPGTARSRLHRARARLRAALAPTSAGTLNRTGDLA
- a CDS encoding nuclear transport factor 2 family protein, with the protein product MTQRVELATVMDRFAVDGLVTEYAVAVDDGDWEAYRGLFAPDGRADYRSAGGIEGDAVQVAGWLSQSMELFPMRQHLIVNRRVRFGLLEQDTGDTARIQADYINPMRFAGHDDGSTAPDFVCGGRYAFGLVRTHDGWRLREVIVQEKWRRTSQKRQEPAAT